Proteins from one Xenopus tropicalis strain Nigerian chromosome 1, UCB_Xtro_10.0, whole genome shotgun sequence genomic window:
- the rasgef1b gene encoding ras-GEF domain-containing family member 1B isoform X3 produces MFAYEGKRSFSFSISYVMLLSASDFGCWWVAGRCNSTKVGGLQERMPQTPTLVAMFDSSSFHRNLYQSKEESCSELYYQDNNLLSGSLEALIQHLVPNVDYYPDRTYIFTFLLSSRLFIHPSELMARVCHVCMEQQRLNEPGLDKSQVRKIAPKILQLLTEWTETFPYDFRDERMMRNLKDTAHRITNGDEMYRKNVQQIIQNLIRKLASLTQYEELITKINAQSTDRMTVLKTKPQSIQRDIITVCSDPYTVAQQLTHIELERLSYIGPEEFVQAFVQKDPLDNNEQNCYSDRKKPRNLEAYVEWFNRLSYLVATEICMPVKKKHRARMIEFFIDVARECFNIGNFNSLMAIISGMNMSPVSRLKKTWAKVKTAKFDILEHQMDPSSNFYNYRTALRGAAQRSLTAHSNREKIVIPFCSLLIKDIYFLNEGCTSRLPNGHVNFEKFWELAKQVSEFMTWKQVECPFEKDRKILHYVLTAPIFSEDALYLASYESEGPENHIEKDRWKTLRSALLGRA; encoded by the exons ATGTTTGCCTATGAGGGCAAAAGAAGCTTTTCCTTTTCAATTTCCTATGTAATGTTACTCTCTGCTAGTGACTTTGGCTGTTGGTGGGTTGCCGGAAGATGCAATTCAACAAAAGTTGGTGGGCTGCAG GAGAGAATGCCCCAGACGCCCACCCTCGTAGCAATGTTTGACAGCAGCAGTTTCCATCGGAACTTGTATCAGTCCAAAGAAGAAAGTTGTTCTGAACTGTATTACCAAGATAACAACCTGCTTTCTGGGTCTCTGGAAGCACTTATCCAACACTTAGTGCCAAACGTCGATTACTATCCGGAT AGAACATACATCTTCACCTTCTTGCTGAGCTCCAGACTTTTTATTCACCCATCTGAGTTGATGGCCAGAGTCTGCCATGTATGTATGGAGCAGCAGCGACTGAATGAGCCAGGGTTGGATAAG AGCCAAGTGCGAAAAATTGCCCCCAAAATTCTCCAGCTGCTAACTGAATGGACCGAAACATTCCCTTATGATTTTAGGGATGAACGAATGATGAGAAACCTAAAGGACACGGCTCATCGAATAACAAATGGGGATGAG aTGTACAGAAAAAATGTGCAGCAGATAATTCAGAATCTTATTCGGAAGTTGGCATCACTGACTCAGTACGAGGAActcattacaaaaataaatgcacagtCTACTGATCGCATGACAGTCCTAAAAACCAAACCACAATCCATACAAAGGGACATCATCACTGTGTGTAGTGACCCCTACACAGTAGCACAGCAGCTCACCCACATAGAGTTG GAGAGGCTAAGTTACATTGGACCAGAAGAATTTGTTCAAGCATTTGTGCAGAAGGATCCTTTAGACAACAATGAG CAGAACTGCTACAGTGACAGAAAGAAACCACGCAATCTGGAAGCCTATGTGGAATGGTTTAACCGGCTTAGCTACTTGGTTGCCACTGAAATCTGCATG CCTGTGAAAAAGAAACACCGTGCTCGAATGATAGAGTTCTTCATTGATGTAGCTCGAGAATGCTTTAATATTGGAAACTTCAACTCTCTGATGGCAATAATAT CTGGAATGAATATGAGTCCAGTGTCCCGACTCAAGAAAACATGGGCTAAAGTCAAGACTGCCAAGTTTGACATCCTTGAG CATCAAATGGACCCTTCTAGCAATTTTTACAATTACAGAACAGCTTTGCGAGGAGCAGCTCAAAGGTCTCTAACAGCTCACAGCAATCGTGAGAAG ATTGTGATACCATTCTGCAGTTTGCTTATTAAGGATATATACTTCCTGAATGAAGGATGCACAAGTCGCCTTCCAAATGGGCATGTCAATTTTGAG aaattctgGGAACTTGCTAAGCAGGTCAGCGAATTTATGACATGGAAACAAGTTGAGTGTCCATTTGAAAA